Below is a genomic region from Desulfurella amilsii.
CATAGCTGACGAAGTCCACGAGCTTAAAGGCGGTGAAACAGCGCAAGGGCAAGCGTTGGCTAACCTGACAAGTGCGTCTAAAAAAGTATTAGCTTTGACAGGAACACTTATGGGAGGTTATGCAAATAATTTATTTTATCTAATGTGGCGTGTTGCACCGCAGATAATGGTAAAATTAGGTTTAAATTACGATAAGCCTCAGGAGTTTATAGAACGCTTTGGGGTTTATGAAAACATTACTGTTGATTACAAAAGAAACAAAGAGTCAATAGGCAATAAAAGAGGGGTAAGAAAGGTATTTAAAGAAAAGGCAGGCATAAGTCCCTTACTTATCTCTTATCTGCTTGAAAATTCCGTTTATATAAAGCTTGCGGATATATCATCAAGTTTGCCATCTTATGAAGAAGAGATTATTTCGGTTGAAATGTCCGAAGAGCAGGCAAAAGTATATAAAAATTTTGAAGCAAAAATAACAGATAAAGTAAGAAAAATGCTGGTTATGGGTAGCAAAGCAGGTTTGGGTAAGATGGTTCAATCGTTGTATGCTTTACCAGATGGTATTAGGCGTGGTGAATCAGTAGAACTTGGAAGAG
It encodes:
- a CDS encoding SNF2-related protein; translation: IADEVHELKGGETAQGQALANLTSASKKVLALTGTLMGGYANNLFYLMWRVAPQIMVKLGLNYDKPQEFIERFGVYENITVDYKRNKESIGNKRGVRKVFKEKAGISPLLISYLLENSVYIKLADISSSLPSYEEEIISVEMSEEQAKVYKNFEAKITDKVRKMLVMGSKAGLGKMVQSLYALPDGIRRGESVELGR